A genomic segment from Candidatus Methylomirabilis lanthanidiphila encodes:
- a CDS encoding Antitoxin VapB11, protein MLRTNIELDAEVVDEAMKLTRMKTKKELVNYALKELVRKIKRRNLLSFEGKVRWEGDLDEMRKGRA, encoded by the coding sequence ATGTTAAGAACAAATATTGAACTTGATGCCGAGGTGGTGGACGAGGCGATGAAGCTCACCCGGATGAAAACCAAGAAGGAACTTGTCAACTACGCCCTCAAGGAACTCGTACGTAAGATCAAGCGAAGGAATCTTCTCTCTTTCGAAGGCAAGGTAAGATGGGAAGGCGATCTCGATGAGATGAGGAAAGGCCGGGCGTGA
- a CDS encoding pilus biogenesis protein translates to MILVDTSVWVDFLRGEDSPQRRVLHRLIEDEEDISMTEIIFTEILQGIKNDREFQAIKDYLLDFPLYRPKGIETYLHAALIYRDCRKKGKTVRRTVDCIIAAICIEHDLTLFHKDSDFDLIEACTGLQVIEA, encoded by the coding sequence GTGATCCTCGTGGATACCAGTGTATGGGTGGACTTCCTGAGGGGCGAAGACTCACCCCAACGCCGGGTGCTTCACAGACTCATAGAAGATGAAGAAGATATTTCCATGACGGAGATCATCTTCACGGAAATTCTCCAGGGAATCAAGAACGACAGAGAATTCCAAGCCATAAAAGACTACCTTCTCGATTTTCCACTGTACAGGCCGAAAGGCATCGAGACCTACCTTCATGCCGCCCTGATTTACAGGGACTGCCGAAAGAAAGGCAAGACAGTGAGAAGGACGGTCGATTGCATCATCGCCGCTATCTGCATTGAACACGATCTTACCCTCTTTCATAAAGATAGCGACTTTGACCTCATTGAAGCCTGTACAGGACTTCAGGTGATCGAGGCGTGA